The genome window GAGAAGATTTCGACCTCTCACAAGAGGAATTGGCAGCCAGATTGAGTTTGCCTCGGCCTTCTATTTCACAGATTGAGTCAGGTCGACGGGAGGTGAGTAGTATAGAAGTGGCGAAATTGTCAAAGATTTTTGGAGTTTCGATGGATGATTTGCTAAGTCGTGATTTAGAAAAGAAGTGTCGTGCACCCAAGAAGAAATTCAATAAACCTAAATTCAATAAGGGGAAATTCAAGCAAGTTTTGCTTTATATTTTGGAAAAATGTGGGGCAAAACCCAATGTAGGGGAGACAGTTCTTTTTAAATTGCTTTATTTTGTTGATTTTGATTATTACGAACTTTATGAAGATTTCTTGACTGGTGAAGCTTATAGAAAAATTAGCTATGGTCCCGCGCCATGTAATTTTAACATAGTTATCAGTGAAATGATAGAAAAAGGGCAAGTAAAAAAAATTCCTACTGAATATTTTGGGATGCCTCAAAAAAAATACATACCGTTGGTAAAGCCTGACTTGAAAATGTTAGATGGGAGGGAAATGAAAGTAATAGAAGAGGTAATTGAAAGATTATCTTCTATGAATGCTACTGCAATAGAGAATCACTCCCATCAAGATATTCCTTGGGAAGTGACAAAAGACAGAAAAATTATTGATTATGACACTGTGTTTTATAGGAGACCCGCTTACTCGGTAAGAACTTATCCTGAAGAATAAAATGCAATTTACCGCTTTGCCTGAGTTTGATAGAGAATTTAAGAAATTACTTAAGAGATATCGTAGTTTGGAAGAAGATTTAAATGTGTTGAAACAGGTATTAGAAAGAAGCCCGCGGGGATATGCGCCAGTTATTGTTCGAGTGAGTGGC of bacterium contains these proteins:
- a CDS encoding type II toxin-antitoxin system antitoxin SocA domain-containing protein is translated as MITKKELGKRIKKFREDFDLSQEELAARLSLPRPSISQIESGRREVSSIEVAKLSKIFGVSMDDLLSRDLEKKCRAPKKKFNKPKFNKGKFKQVLLYILEKCGAKPNVGETVLFKLLYFVDFDYYELYEDFLTGEAYRKISYGPAPCNFNIVISEMIEKGQVKKIPTEYFGMPQKKYIPLVKPDLKMLDGREMKVIEEVIERLSSMNATAIENHSHQDIPWEVTKDRKIIDYDTVFYRRPAYSVRTYPEE